Proteins from a single region of Amycolatopsis sp. CA-230715:
- a CDS encoding YciI family protein: protein MAKYLLLKHYRGAPAAVNDVPMDQWAPEELSAHMRYMQDFISRLKDTGEFVDSQGLSEEGTFVRYDGEGRPPVTDGPFAETKDLIAGWIAIDVETRERALELASELSAAPGAGGKPIHEWLELRPFLTMHATITE from the coding sequence ATGGCCAAGTACCTGCTGCTCAAGCACTACCGGGGCGCACCGGCAGCGGTCAACGACGTCCCGATGGACCAGTGGGCGCCGGAGGAACTGTCGGCCCACATGCGGTACATGCAGGATTTCATCAGCAGGCTCAAGGACACCGGCGAGTTCGTCGACAGTCAGGGCCTCTCCGAAGAGGGCACGTTCGTCCGCTACGACGGCGAGGGACGGCCGCCGGTCACCGACGGCCCGTTCGCGGAGACCAAGGACCTCATCGCCGGCTGGATCGCGATCGACGTGGAGACCCGCGAACGGGCGCTCGAGCTGGCGAGTGAGCTTTCCGCGGCTCCGGGCGCGGGCGGAAAGCCGATCCACGAGTGGCTCGAGCTTCGCCCGTTCCTGACCATGCACGCGACCATCACGGAGTGA
- a CDS encoding pyridoxamine 5'-phosphate oxidase family protein, with protein MRPNEITEVLNRPISQELLARDLTRLAYVAKDGTPRSIPIAFHWNGTEIVLCTPTNAPKLPSLRENPMVALTIDTEVHPPKILLIRGRAELDVVEGIPSEYLEMNGTYAMTPEQRVEWEANVRALYDGMVRIVVTPTWAKLIDFETTLPSAVEELARRQQERQHA; from the coding sequence ATGCGACCGAACGAAATCACCGAGGTGCTGAACCGGCCGATCAGCCAGGAGTTGCTGGCCAGGGATCTGACCCGGTTGGCCTACGTCGCCAAGGACGGCACACCCCGCAGCATCCCGATCGCGTTCCACTGGAACGGCACCGAAATCGTCCTGTGCACTCCGACGAACGCGCCGAAACTTCCGAGCCTGCGCGAGAATCCGATGGTCGCGCTGACGATCGACACCGAGGTTCATCCGCCCAAGATCCTGCTCATCCGCGGGCGGGCCGAACTGGACGTCGTCGAGGGCATCCCGTCCGAGTACCTCGAAATGAACGGCACCTACGCGATGACGCCCGAGCAACGGGTCGAGTGGGAAGCCAACGTCCGCGCGCTCTACGACGGCATGGTCCGGATCGTCGTGACCCCGACCTGGGCGAAGCTCATCGACTTCGAGACCACCCTGCCGAGCGCGGTCGAGGAACTGGCGCGGCGGCAGCAGGAGCGTCAGCACGCCTGA
- a CDS encoding RNA polymerase sigma factor: protein MDEALLRTLTPTVIGILVRRGADFAAAEDAVQDALVEALRVWPDAPPRDPKGWLVTAAWRKFIDAARADTSRRHREERVEDEPEPGPSEAVDDTLQLYFLCAHPSLTPASAVALTLRAVGGLTTRQIAQAYLVPEATMAQRISRAKRTVSTVRFTQPGDVGTVLRVLYLVFNEGYSGDVDLSGEAIRLTRQLAVMTHHEEVAGLLALMLLHHARRAARTAPDGSLVPLAEQDRGLWSGRLIAEGVDVLQAALARDRLGEFQAQAAIAALHADARTAEETDWAQIVEWYDELVRLTDSPVVRLNRAVAVGEAKCARAGLAALAELDPALPRHAAAGAYLHERDSDLVTAARLYAEAAHAASNLAERDHLTRQAARLNAQLRS, encoded by the coding sequence GTGGACGAGGCTCTGCTGAGGACCCTCACTCCCACCGTGATCGGCATCCTCGTCCGTCGCGGGGCCGACTTCGCGGCTGCCGAGGATGCCGTGCAGGACGCGTTGGTCGAGGCCCTGCGCGTGTGGCCGGACGCCCCGCCGCGGGACCCCAAGGGCTGGCTGGTCACCGCGGCCTGGCGCAAGTTCATCGACGCGGCCCGCGCTGACACCTCTCGGCGGCACCGCGAGGAACGCGTCGAAGACGAGCCCGAACCCGGCCCGAGCGAAGCGGTGGACGACACGCTCCAGCTCTACTTCCTGTGCGCGCACCCGTCCCTGACGCCGGCTTCGGCCGTCGCGCTCACGCTGCGCGCGGTCGGCGGCCTGACCACGCGGCAGATCGCGCAGGCGTACCTCGTGCCCGAGGCGACGATGGCCCAGCGGATCAGCAGAGCCAAGCGGACGGTCTCGACCGTCCGGTTCACGCAACCCGGTGACGTCGGGACGGTGCTGCGCGTGCTCTACCTGGTTTTCAACGAGGGCTACTCGGGCGACGTCGACCTCTCCGGCGAGGCGATCCGGCTCACTCGCCAACTGGCGGTCATGACCCACCACGAGGAGGTCGCTGGCCTGCTCGCACTCATGCTGCTCCACCACGCACGGCGCGCGGCGCGGACCGCCCCCGACGGCAGCCTCGTGCCTCTCGCCGAACAGGACCGCGGCCTCTGGAGCGGCCGCCTGATCGCCGAGGGCGTCGACGTGCTCCAGGCGGCCCTCGCTCGCGACCGGCTTGGCGAATTCCAGGCCCAAGCCGCCATCGCCGCGCTCCACGCCGACGCGCGGACGGCCGAGGAGACCGACTGGGCGCAGATCGTCGAGTGGTACGACGAACTGGTGCGCCTCACCGACAGCCCGGTGGTTCGCCTCAACCGGGCCGTCGCGGTCGGCGAGGCCAAGTGCGCGCGAGCCGGCCTGGCCGCGCTGGCGGAACTCGACCCCGCCCTGCCCCGCCATGCCGCCGCCGGGGCGTACCTGCACGAGCGGGACAGTGACCTGGTGACCGCGGCGCGGCTCTACGCCGAAGCCGCCCACGCGGCATCCAACCTCGCCGAACGCGACCACCTCACGCGCCAGGCCGCGCGGCTCAACGCCCAGCTGCGCAGCTGA